The proteins below come from a single Strix uralensis isolate ZFMK-TIS-50842 chromosome 8, bStrUra1, whole genome shotgun sequence genomic window:
- the HYI gene encoding putative hydroxypyruvate isomerase: MSLRFSANLSWLFRELPSLPARLEAAAAAGFGAAEAAWPAGCPAQALRAAAERAGVRIVLLNTPPGDPEAGEMGLAAVPGRQAAFRQGLAAAVQYARAVGCPRIHLMAGRVPLGTDLAAVASEMETTFIENLRYAADLLAQEDMIGLVEPINNRITDPSYYLNTPHQAAAILEKVGRPNLKLQLDLFHCQIMDGNLSRNLETYFPLIGHIQIAQVPGRHEPNSPGELNFPYIFELLESLGYTGYVGCEYAPKGDTLEGLGWLRSYWESRGLQHGGTSKAAN; this comes from the exons atGTCGCTGCGCTTCTCCGCTAACCTGTCGTGGCTGTTCCGGGAGCTCCCGTCGCTGCCGGCGCggctggaggcggcggcggccgccgggttcggggcggcggaggcggcctGGCCGGCGGGCTGCCCGGCCCAGGCGCTGCGGGCCgcggcggagcgggcgggggTGCGGATCGTCCTCCTCAACACCCCCCCCG GGGACCCGGAGGCGGGCGAGATGGGGCTGGCGGCCGTGCCCGGGCGCCAGGCTGCCTTCCGGCAGGGCCTGGCCGCGGCGGTGCAGTACGCCAGGGCGGTGGGCTGCCCCAG GATCCACCTGATGGCTGGGCGGGTTCCCCTGGGCACAGACCTGGCCGCAGTGGCAAGCGAGATGGAAACCACCTTCATTGAGAATCTCAGATATGCTGCTGACCTCCTGGCCCAG GAAGACATGATTGGACTGGTGGAGCCTATTAACAACCGCATCACTGACCCTAGCTACTATCTGAACACCCCACACCAAG CTGCTGCCATCCTGGAGAAGGTGGGACGGCCCAACCTGAAGCTGCAGCTG GACCTCTTTCACTGCCAGATCATGGATGGGAATTTGTCACGCAACCTGGAGACATACTTCCCACTCATCG GTCATATCCAGATTGCACAGGTGCCAGGGCGGCACGAGCCCAACAGCCCTGGAGAGTTGAACTTCCCCTACATCTTTGAGCTCCTGGAGTCCCTCGGCTACACTGGTTACGTGGGGTGCGAGTATGCTCCGAAAG GAGACACCCTGGAAGGTCTGGGCTGGCTGCGCTCATACTGGGAGAGCCGAGGGCTGCAGCACGGTGGGACCAGCAAGGCAGCCAACTAA